From Nitratidesulfovibrio vulgaris str. Hildenborough, a single genomic window includes:
- a CDS encoding amidohydrolase family protein has product MFLDVHTHAFHPKIASKVITKLEDHYGIEPVGNGLLDDLLLRSRRAGLDRVVVLCAATAEAQVIPANAFAVELGRHPEVIPFGTLHPDCTDWQSQLDRLRAAGVKGLKLHPEFQGFWLDDPRLLPIIEEAQRDFVFLCHIGDRLPPEKNPSCPYKLANLLDLFPEARFIAAHFGGFMQWEYALDALAGRKVWVDTSSSLEFMDDATLKGFIAKHPRERILFGSDYPLYDPADEYHRLQQRTGFCDAEMEELLSNAASLLDVE; this is encoded by the coding sequence ATGTTCCTCGACGTACATACTCACGCCTTCCATCCGAAGATAGCCTCCAAAGTCATCACCAAGCTGGAAGACCACTACGGCATCGAACCCGTCGGCAACGGACTGCTCGACGACCTGCTTCTGCGGTCGCGCCGTGCCGGGCTGGACCGCGTGGTCGTCCTGTGCGCCGCCACAGCCGAAGCGCAGGTCATCCCCGCCAACGCCTTTGCCGTCGAACTGGGCCGCCACCCGGAGGTCATCCCCTTCGGGACGCTGCACCCCGACTGCACCGACTGGCAAAGCCAACTCGACAGGCTACGTGCCGCAGGGGTGAAGGGACTCAAGCTGCACCCCGAGTTTCAGGGTTTCTGGCTCGACGACCCGAGGCTTCTGCCCATCATCGAAGAAGCGCAACGCGACTTCGTGTTCCTGTGCCACATAGGCGACAGACTGCCCCCCGAAAAGAACCCGTCCTGCCCCTACAAGCTTGCGAACCTGCTCGACCTCTTCCCCGAAGCCCGCTTCATCGCCGCCCACTTCGGCGGTTTCATGCAGTGGGAGTACGCGCTGGATGCGCTGGCGGGACGAAAGGTGTGGGTGGACACCTCGAGCTCGCTGGAATTCATGGACGACGCCACGCTCAAGGGTTTCATTGCGAAACACCCGCGTGAGCGCATCCTCTTCGGCAGTGACTACCCCCTGTACGACCCGGCGGACGAGTACCACCGTCTGCAACAGCGCACCGGCTTCTGCGACGCGGAGATGGAAGAACTGCTCTCCAACGCTGCCTCGCTGCTCGACGTGGAATAG
- a CDS encoding acyl-CoA thioesterase, whose translation MAVFPVNDTWLAHRVSYGETDMMGLVYYAEYLHYFERARSECIRSRGMSYAVVEERGVMLPVREARCRYRSPARFDDLVWIRTGISEWGRASLTFVYEIRDEGRERLLADGMTQHACVNREGRPVPVPAWLRELMG comes from the coding sequence GTGGCTGTCTTTCCCGTCAATGATACATGGCTTGCCCATCGTGTCTCCTATGGCGAGACCGACATGATGGGTCTCGTCTACTATGCCGAATACCTGCACTACTTCGAACGCGCCCGCAGCGAGTGCATCCGCTCGCGGGGCATGAGCTACGCCGTTGTCGAGGAACGGGGCGTCATGCTTCCCGTCCGCGAGGCCCGGTGCCGATACCGCAGCCCTGCACGCTTCGACGACCTGGTCTGGATACGGACAGGCATCAGCGAATGGGGGCGGGCGTCCCTGACCTTCGTCTACGAAATCCGCGACGAGGGGCGTGAAAGGCTGCTTGCCGACGGCATGACGCAACACGCCTGCGTCAACCGCGAGGGGCGGCCCGTACCCGTGCCCGCATGGCTGCGCGAACTCATGGGGTAG
- the mltA gene encoding murein transglycosylase A gives MALQGGKVFRGGLRKLWLLAVLVVPVALTALTGCARHGAPPEGTVVSVPPATADEARPDATPAVPWVELEGDAALAAAGSLDASGQSLASWRDMAPAIRQSIAYLERKDTDGVALDRGGLRLTWGDLLRGQRVLLEVLPRLDTEPGLLARHFRWLRLDPPAAFTGYYEPVLDAARKPSGALRQPLYRVPDDMKSLDLGLFNPRYEGMRVTYRIEGGRAVPYHDRAAIDGRGALRGRGYELAWVDPVDAFFLQVQGSGRLRYADGSTTHVLYAGQNGRPYVSLGRVLRERGHLPADGVNMDAIRAWLAAHPERAQEMMNANPSYVFFRLAKDGPLGSMGRPLMPWVSLAVDRSVIPLGAITAFAVDVPGGGGAGAASLHGLGLAQDTGGAIKGHRIDLFCGAGERAKAVAGHLDARGQVWLLLPR, from the coding sequence GTGGCCCTTCAGGGGGGAAAGGTCTTCCGGGGGGGGCTGCGAAAACTGTGGCTGCTGGCTGTGCTGGTCGTGCCGGTCGCGCTGACCGCGCTGACCGGGTGCGCACGGCATGGGGCGCCGCCTGAGGGGACGGTGGTCTCCGTACCCCCGGCGACGGCGGATGAGGCACGTCCTGACGCCACACCCGCCGTACCGTGGGTGGAACTTGAGGGCGACGCCGCACTTGCGGCGGCAGGGTCGCTGGATGCCTCGGGGCAGTCGCTGGCCTCATGGCGCGACATGGCACCGGCCATACGGCAGAGCATCGCCTACCTTGAGCGGAAGGACACGGATGGCGTGGCCCTCGACAGGGGCGGGTTGCGCCTCACATGGGGCGACCTGCTGCGCGGGCAGCGCGTCCTGCTGGAAGTGTTGCCCCGTCTCGACACGGAACCGGGCTTGCTGGCCCGTCACTTCAGGTGGCTGCGCCTCGACCCGCCTGCCGCCTTCACCGGCTATTACGAACCGGTGCTGGATGCCGCACGTAAACCGTCCGGGGCCTTGCGCCAGCCTCTCTACCGTGTGCCCGATGACATGAAGAGCCTCGACCTTGGCCTCTTCAATCCCCGCTACGAGGGAATGCGCGTCACCTACCGCATCGAGGGAGGGCGTGCCGTCCCCTATCACGACCGTGCCGCCATCGACGGACGCGGGGCGCTCAGGGGGCGAGGCTACGAACTGGCGTGGGTCGACCCCGTCGACGCCTTCTTTCTTCAGGTGCAAGGGTCGGGGAGACTGCGTTACGCCGATGGCAGCACGACCCATGTCCTCTATGCGGGGCAGAACGGCAGGCCCTATGTCTCCTTGGGGCGCGTGCTGCGTGAGCGCGGGCACCTGCCTGCCGACGGGGTGAACATGGATGCCATCCGCGCATGGCTTGCCGCCCACCCCGAGCGCGCACAGGAGATGATGAACGCCAACCCCAGCTATGTCTTCTTCCGTCTTGCCAAGGACGGCCCCCTCGGCAGCATGGGGCGACCGCTCATGCCGTGGGTCAGTCTTGCCGTTGACAGGTCGGTGATACCCCTCGGGGCCATCACGGCCTTTGCCGTGGACGTGCCGGGCGGCGGTGGTGCCGGGGCTGCATCGCTGCATGGACTGGGCCTTGCGCAGGATACGGGGGGGGCCATCAAGGGGCATCGCATCGACCTGTTCTGCGGTGCGGGCGAAAGGGCGAAGGCTGTCGCCGGGCATCTGGACGCCCGCGGGCAGGTCTGGTTGCTGCTGCCACGCTAG
- a CDS encoding sensor histidine kinase, with amino-acid sequence MYRILIADDEPVVRYTLALYLEDAGYRVLQAGTVREALDLFDAEGADIAFIDWHMPGGGGAEALPLFASRAPTLPVVVVSGTNNVSDVIRALQLGAWDFMTKPIVDLAMVEQTLERCLVRARLLRDEGRLREHLEEQVLQRSRELEEANAQLRREIAERRDFEAALGESEARFRQLVENIHELFWVRDVFTWRLLYISPACETLFGVSPKQVIEKPELLHHFLAQSNREKFVEELLQTVRAGDVFDAEVQAWGAHGDDMVLRVRAFPVRDAAGHIYRVAGVAEDVTQRRQAERRILTSLREKEILLKEVHHRVKNNLQLVVSLLNLQASSVYDVRDRALLLDSRNRIASMALVHEELYRSDDLSGVDFADYLPRLARKLQSAFVIDVELDLQLDVAPVMLPVDIAIPCGLILNELIANALKHAFAERGHGRLSVSLQCQGGRAVLAVADDGVGLPAPFEALGERTLGVQLVRSLVQQLGGELRQQPGPGAHIVISFPVGEV; translated from the coding sequence ATGTATCGCATACTCATCGCCGACGACGAGCCTGTCGTACGCTACACGCTCGCACTCTATCTCGAAGATGCGGGCTACCGGGTGCTACAGGCTGGCACGGTACGCGAAGCACTCGACCTGTTCGATGCCGAGGGTGCCGACATCGCCTTCATCGACTGGCACATGCCGGGTGGGGGCGGGGCAGAGGCGTTGCCCCTGTTCGCCTCGCGCGCGCCCACGTTGCCTGTGGTGGTCGTCTCGGGCACCAACAACGTGAGCGATGTCATCCGGGCGTTGCAACTTGGCGCGTGGGATTTCATGACCAAGCCCATCGTCGACCTCGCCATGGTGGAACAGACGCTGGAACGTTGCCTTGTCAGGGCGCGGCTTCTGCGGGACGAAGGACGCCTTCGCGAACACCTTGAGGAGCAGGTGCTGCAACGTTCGCGCGAACTTGAGGAGGCCAACGCCCAGCTGCGCCGTGAGATAGCCGAACGGCGCGACTTCGAAGCGGCACTCGGCGAGAGCGAAGCCAGATTCCGCCAGCTTGTGGAGAACATCCACGAACTCTTCTGGGTGCGCGATGTGTTCACGTGGCGGCTGCTCTACATCAGCCCCGCCTGTGAGACCCTCTTCGGCGTCTCTCCCAAGCAGGTGATCGAAAAACCCGAGCTTCTGCATCACTTTCTCGCGCAGTCGAACCGCGAGAAGTTTGTGGAAGAGTTGTTGCAGACCGTGCGGGCGGGTGATGTCTTCGATGCCGAGGTGCAGGCGTGGGGGGCGCATGGTGATGATATGGTCTTGCGGGTGCGGGCGTTTCCCGTGCGTGATGCTGCGGGCCACATCTACCGTGTGGCGGGCGTCGCCGAGGATGTGACGCAGCGGCGGCAGGCAGAGCGTCGCATTCTCACGTCACTGCGGGAGAAGGAGATCCTGCTCAAGGAAGTGCACCACCGGGTGAAGAACAACCTGCAACTGGTGGTGAGCCTGCTCAACCTTCAGGCGTCGTCGGTGTACGATGTGCGCGACCGTGCGCTGCTTCTCGACAGTCGCAACCGCATCGCGTCCATGGCGCTGGTGCACGAGGAGCTCTACAGGTCCGACGACCTGTCAGGCGTCGATTTCGCCGACTACCTGCCACGTCTTGCCCGCAAGTTGCAATCTGCCTTCGTGATCGATGTGGAACTCGACCTTCAGCTTGACGTGGCTCCTGTCATGCTACCCGTGGACATCGCCATCCCCTGCGGGCTGATTCTCAACGAACTCATCGCCAACGCACTCAAGCACGCGTTCGCGGAACGTGGGCACGGCAGGCTTTCCGTGTCGTTGCAATGTCAGGGCGGGCGAGCCGTCCTCGCCGTGGCAGACGATGGCGTGGGGCTGCCTGCACCGTTCGAGGCACTCGGTGAGCGGACTCTGGGGGTGCAGCTGGTACGTAGCCTCGTGCAGCAGCTGGGAGGCGAGTTGCGGCAGCAACCCGGCCCCGGTGCGCACATCGTCATCTCGTTTCCCGTGGGGGAAGTCTAG
- a CDS encoding alkaline phosphatase family protein: MAKLVVCIIDGMADPPPPAGGVTPLAAAHTPHCDTLARHSVAGLCHVIQPEAVPGSEAGLSALLCCEAAASIARGPVEALAQGDPVAPHETVWRLNLVSLGPRGNYYNPAPLLDAATETAARKMLDRALGTQGYSLLGGKGFRHLCAGTEPPVLRDGPQDVCGMTPDTGQADLNSYCPRLARAMTEANVLFRRSRMDLAVWPWGAGTMPDLPGFAETTGQTGALAGGVPLARGLALALGMTAPSIAGATGGIDTDLGAKTRAAIALAAGHDVVYLHVEAPDLHAHALDRVAKRRAIERIDAEVVGPLHMALPDATLLITCDHATDCATGRHMAIPVPFILHKPDGPQDGIATFSEAASARTGIRIDSAATLVRLALAD, encoded by the coding sequence ATGGCGAAGCTTGTCGTCTGCATCATTGACGGCATGGCCGACCCGCCGCCTCCGGCGGGTGGGGTCACGCCCCTCGCAGCGGCACACACGCCCCATTGCGACACTCTGGCCCGCCACTCCGTGGCGGGCCTTTGTCATGTCATCCAGCCGGAGGCCGTGCCGGGGTCGGAGGCCGGACTTTCGGCCCTGCTGTGTTGCGAAGCCGCTGCCAGTATCGCACGGGGCCCGGTAGAGGCCCTCGCCCAAGGCGACCCCGTGGCCCCGCATGAGACGGTGTGGCGACTCAATCTTGTCAGTCTTGGCCCGCGGGGCAACTACTACAACCCGGCACCACTCCTTGACGCCGCCACAGAAACTGCGGCCCGGAAAATGCTGGACAGGGCGCTTGGTACACAGGGCTACAGCCTGCTGGGCGGCAAGGGGTTTCGCCATCTCTGCGCGGGGACTGAACCGCCTGTCCTGCGCGACGGGCCGCAGGACGTATGCGGCATGACGCCGGACACCGGGCAGGCCGACCTGAACAGCTACTGCCCGCGTCTGGCCCGCGCCATGACGGAGGCGAACGTTCTTTTCAGACGCAGCCGGATGGACCTTGCCGTATGGCCGTGGGGTGCGGGAACCATGCCCGACCTGCCCGGATTTGCCGAAACGACAGGGCAGACGGGGGCACTGGCTGGTGGCGTGCCTCTGGCACGCGGCCTTGCGCTGGCACTTGGCATGACGGCCCCATCCATCGCCGGGGCCACGGGCGGCATCGACACCGACCTTGGGGCCAAAACTCGCGCTGCCATAGCCCTTGCCGCAGGGCATGACGTCGTCTACCTGCATGTGGAAGCCCCGGACCTGCATGCCCACGCGCTAGATAGGGTCGCCAAGAGAAGAGCCATCGAACGCATCGACGCGGAAGTCGTCGGCCCGCTTCACATGGCACTGCCGGATGCCACGCTGCTCATCACCTGCGACCACGCCACAGATTGCGCGACCGGCAGGCATATGGCCATCCCCGTTCCGTTCATCCTGCACAAGCCGGACGGCCCGCAAGACGGCATTGCCACCTTCAGTGAAGCGGCCTCAGCCCGGACCGGGATTCGAATCGATTCAGCGGCGACACTCGTGCGCCTTGCCCTCGCAGACTGA
- a CDS encoding homoserine dehydrogenase: MKPLVIGMAGCGTVGSGLLRVLEENRQWIVERTGRAVQVKHVLVRDLSKPRDLPDGASLTDDPAVLTDDPEVDVLVELMGGIEKPRELIRRAIENGKHVVTANKALLAEDGFGLFRLAEEKGVGLYYEASVAGGIPIVQTLKESLAGNRITSLVGILNGTANHILSEMTSAGLDFETALAQAQELGYAEADPTLDIDGHDTAHKLVLLIRLAYGLEYPYAEMPVQGIRGIDRMDIEFAREFGFRIKLLGQVREVDGRLEAGVFPTLVRHTYLIARVGGAYNAIRIEGNAVGPVFLHGQGAGSLPTASSVLADLMAVARATPPHNTGFQRQVPPKASILPPDDAVSAYYVRVMVPDHPGVLRDLAGAMADHGISIAQAIQKGQDKRGVPLVFMTHEAGARAISDAIEQIRQAGLLTADPVCYRVL, translated from the coding sequence ATGAAACCGCTGGTCATCGGCATGGCCGGTTGCGGCACCGTGGGCAGCGGCCTCTTGCGCGTCCTCGAAGAGAACCGCCAGTGGATCGTCGAGCGCACGGGGCGTGCCGTTCAGGTGAAGCATGTGCTGGTACGCGACCTTTCGAAGCCGCGTGACCTGCCTGACGGGGCCAGCCTCACGGACGACCCCGCCGTCCTTACGGACGACCCTGAAGTCGACGTGCTCGTCGAACTCATGGGCGGCATCGAAAAGCCGCGCGAACTCATCCGGCGCGCCATCGAGAACGGCAAGCATGTGGTCACCGCCAACAAGGCCCTGCTGGCCGAAGACGGCTTCGGCCTCTTCCGCCTTGCAGAGGAGAAGGGGGTGGGGCTGTACTACGAGGCCAGCGTCGCCGGGGGCATACCCATCGTGCAGACCCTGAAGGAGAGCCTCGCGGGCAACCGCATCACCTCGCTGGTGGGCATCCTCAACGGCACGGCCAACCACATCCTCTCCGAGATGACGAGTGCCGGGCTCGACTTCGAGACGGCCCTCGCGCAGGCGCAGGAACTCGGCTACGCCGAGGCCGACCCCACGCTCGACATCGACGGGCACGACACGGCCCACAAGCTGGTGCTGCTCATCCGTCTCGCCTACGGGCTCGAATACCCCTACGCCGAGATGCCCGTGCAGGGCATTCGCGGCATAGACCGCATGGATATCGAGTTCGCTCGCGAATTCGGCTTCCGCATCAAGCTGCTTGGGCAGGTGCGTGAGGTGGACGGCAGACTCGAAGCGGGGGTCTTTCCCACCCTCGTGCGCCATACCTACCTCATCGCCCGTGTGGGCGGCGCGTACAACGCCATCCGCATCGAAGGCAACGCCGTTGGGCCGGTCTTCCTGCACGGTCAGGGCGCGGGCAGCCTGCCCACGGCCAGCAGCGTGCTTGCCGACCTCATGGCGGTGGCACGCGCCACCCCGCCGCACAACACCGGCTTCCAGCGACAGGTGCCGCCCAAGGCCAGCATCCTGCCACCCGACGACGCGGTGAGCGCCTACTACGTTCGCGTCATGGTGCCCGACCACCCCGGCGTACTGCGCGACCTTGCAGGTGCCATGGCCGACCATGGCATCAGCATCGCACAGGCCATCCAGAAGGGGCAGGACAAGCGCGGCGTGCCGCTGGTGTTCATGACGCATGAGGCAGGGGCACGCGCCATCAGCGACGCCATCGAACAGATTCGTCAGGCCGGTCTGCTCACGGCCGACCCGGTCTGCTACCGCGTGCTGTGA
- a CDS encoding aminotransferase class I/II-fold pyridoxal phosphate-dependent enzyme — MSQSQFPRMHRLPPYVFAVVNELKMQLRRQGVDIVDLGMGNPDMPTPQHIVDKMVEASMKGNNHRYSVSRGIPNLRKAICDWYTRRFGVYLDPDTEAVVTMGAKEGLSHLSLAMLSPGDVVFAPDPTYPIHTYAPVIAGADVRRIPIGRGRDFFEDLLVATRQTWPQPKLLFLSYPHNPTTELATPEFFQKVVDFAKEHKIYVIHDFAYADLAFDGHMPPSFMQADGAKDVGVEFFSMSKSYSMAGWRVGFCVGNREMVNTLTRIKSYLDYGIFQPIQIAATVALNGPQECMTEIVDTYRKRRDVLIEGLNRSGWEVPAPKGTMFVWAQIPEPFRAMGSVEFSKLLLREAHVAVSPGLGFGAHGDDHVRFALIENEQRTKQALRGIRHLLSGKPCGE; from the coding sequence ATGAGCCAGAGCCAGTTCCCGCGTATGCACCGCCTGCCCCCCTACGTGTTCGCCGTGGTCAACGAGCTGAAGATGCAGCTTCGCCGCCAGGGAGTGGACATCGTAGACCTCGGCATGGGCAACCCCGACATGCCCACCCCGCAGCACATCGTCGACAAGATGGTCGAAGCCTCGATGAAGGGCAACAACCATCGCTACTCGGTGTCGCGGGGCATCCCCAACCTGCGCAAGGCCATCTGCGACTGGTACACCCGCCGCTTCGGGGTCTATCTCGACCCCGACACCGAGGCGGTGGTCACCATGGGCGCCAAGGAAGGTCTCTCGCACCTTTCGCTCGCCATGCTCTCTCCCGGCGACGTGGTGTTCGCGCCCGACCCGACCTACCCCATCCACACCTACGCCCCGGTCATCGCCGGTGCGGACGTGCGCCGCATCCCCATCGGACGCGGGCGCGACTTCTTCGAAGACCTGCTGGTGGCCACCCGCCAGACATGGCCGCAGCCCAAGCTGCTGTTCCTCAGCTATCCCCACAACCCCACCACGGAACTCGCCACCCCCGAGTTCTTCCAGAAGGTCGTGGACTTCGCCAAGGAACACAAGATCTACGTCATCCACGACTTCGCCTACGCCGACCTCGCCTTCGACGGGCACATGCCCCCCAGCTTCATGCAGGCCGACGGCGCCAAGGACGTGGGTGTCGAATTCTTCTCCATGTCCAAGAGCTACTCCATGGCCGGCTGGCGTGTGGGCTTCTGCGTGGGCAACCGCGAGATGGTCAACACCCTCACCCGCATCAAGAGCTACCTCGACTACGGCATCTTCCAGCCCATCCAGATTGCGGCGACCGTTGCCCTCAACGGCCCGCAGGAATGCATGACCGAGATCGTGGACACCTACCGCAAGCGCCGCGACGTGCTCATCGAAGGGCTCAACCGTTCCGGATGGGAAGTCCCCGCCCCCAAGGGCACCATGTTCGTGTGGGCGCAGATTCCGGAACCCTTCCGCGCCATGGGCTCGGTGGAGTTCTCCAAGCTGCTGCTGCGTGAGGCCCATGTGGCCGTTTCGCCGGGTCTCGGCTTCGGCGCCCACGGCGACGACCATGTCCGCTTCGCTCTCATCGAGAACGAACAGCGCACGAAGCAGGCCCTGCGCGGCATACGCCACCTGCTGTCCGGCAAGCCCTGTGGAGAATAG
- the aroL gene encoding shikimate kinase AroL, whose amino-acid sequence MGSEVCRVFLIGGRASGKSTVGRALAARLGWDFADTDAMVTRRAGCDIATLVAERGWDAFRDMESDALRDAAARERVVVATGGGMVLRAENRALLREAGVTVFLSLPVEVVAARLARNPEHGQRPSLTGKAVADEVADVMRERAPLYAEAARHVVRGDAPVACIVEDITALLAFS is encoded by the coding sequence ATGGGGTCGGAAGTGTGCCGGGTCTTCCTCATCGGGGGCAGGGCCAGCGGCAAGAGTACGGTGGGCAGGGCGCTCGCCGCAAGGCTTGGATGGGATTTCGCGGATACCGACGCCATGGTGACGCGGCGTGCCGGGTGCGACATCGCCACACTGGTGGCGGAACGCGGGTGGGATGCCTTCCGTGACATGGAGAGTGACGCCCTGCGTGATGCCGCAGCGCGTGAACGTGTCGTCGTCGCCACAGGCGGGGGCATGGTGCTGCGTGCGGAAAATAGGGCGCTGCTGCGCGAGGCGGGGGTCACCGTGTTCCTGTCGTTGCCTGTCGAGGTCGTGGCGGCGCGGCTTGCCCGCAACCCGGAACATGGGCAACGCCCCTCACTGACCGGAAAGGCCGTGGCGGACGAGGTGGCGGACGTGATGCGCGAACGGGCACCTCTCTATGCCGAGGCGGCCCGCCATGTGGTGCGCGGCGATGCGCCCGTGGCGTGCATCGTCGAGGACATCACCGCGCTGCTTGCCTTTTCGTGA
- a CDS encoding universal stress protein — protein MQIRKILVPVDGSEHARRATVYAAEFAAMVQASVLLVHSRMSIPPLLGQAAYDEVRNSLNARAESLLEPYREILRGAGISFEDRILEGPAETAIVDAVRAEKCDHIILGSRGVSELEGLLLGSVTRRVLQLAPCPVTVVR, from the coding sequence ATGCAGATACGCAAGATACTCGTTCCCGTCGACGGTTCCGAACATGCCCGCCGCGCCACCGTGTACGCTGCGGAGTTCGCAGCGATGGTCCAGGCTTCGGTGCTGCTCGTGCATAGCCGTATGAGCATCCCCCCGCTGCTGGGGCAGGCCGCCTACGATGAGGTGCGCAACTCCCTCAATGCGAGGGCCGAGAGCCTTCTCGAACCCTACCGCGAGATACTGCGCGGCGCGGGCATCTCCTTCGAGGACCGCATCCTCGAAGGCCCCGCCGAGACCGCCATCGTCGACGCCGTCCGCGCGGAGAAGTGCGACCACATCATACTGGGCTCGCGGGGCGTCTCCGAACTTGAGGGGTTGCTTCTGGGCAGCGTCACGCGCAGGGTGCTGCAACTGGCCCCGTGCCCTGTTACGGTCGTCCGCTAG
- the aroC gene encoding chorismate synthase — translation MSGNTLGRLFRLTTYGESHGAGLGGVIDGCPAGIALDEAVIQRELDLRRPGGNSASTTRQEPDRVRLLSGVFEGVTTGTPIAFHVENVDQRSRDYGEIARLYRPGHADFTYDAKFGVRDYRGGGRASGRETLSRVAGGAIAQALLARHGIAVRAFTVELGGVPADLVDVAGAQQRPFFSPDPDVVEAWEDMVRTVKGEGDTLGGIVQVEATGVPAGLGEPVFDKLDAVLAYALMSVGAVKGVEVGAGFEAARMHGSDNNDPIVPSGFFTNHAGGILGGISNGETIVLRAAVKPIPSIAQEQITIDRDGKPSALFIAGRHDISAIPRIVPVLKAMTALVLADMLLMQRRMATPQP, via the coding sequence ATGAGCGGCAACACACTGGGACGTCTTTTCAGGCTGACGACCTACGGCGAATCGCACGGCGCAGGGCTTGGTGGCGTCATCGACGGCTGCCCGGCAGGCATTGCGCTGGACGAGGCCGTCATCCAGCGTGAACTCGACCTTCGCCGCCCCGGTGGCAACTCCGCCTCGACCACCCGGCAGGAACCCGACAGGGTGCGTCTGCTTTCGGGCGTGTTCGAGGGGGTGACCACCGGAACGCCCATCGCCTTCCACGTGGAGAACGTCGACCAGCGTTCGCGCGACTATGGCGAGATAGCCCGGTTGTACAGGCCGGGTCATGCCGATTTCACCTACGACGCCAAGTTCGGCGTACGCGACTATCGCGGCGGCGGTCGCGCCTCCGGGCGTGAGACCCTCTCGCGCGTGGCGGGCGGTGCCATCGCGCAGGCGCTGCTGGCCCGCCATGGCATCGCGGTGCGGGCCTTCACCGTGGAACTAGGCGGCGTACCCGCCGACCTCGTGGACGTGGCGGGGGCGCAGCAACGTCCGTTCTTCTCGCCCGACCCCGATGTGGTGGAGGCGTGGGAGGACATGGTGCGCACGGTGAAGGGCGAAGGCGATACCCTCGGCGGCATCGTGCAGGTCGAGGCCACGGGAGTCCCCGCCGGTCTGGGCGAACCCGTGTTCGACAAGCTGGACGCCGTGCTTGCCTATGCGCTCATGTCCGTAGGGGCGGTGAAGGGCGTCGAGGTCGGCGCCGGGTTCGAGGCCGCGCGGATGCACGGCAGCGACAACAACGACCCCATCGTGCCCAGCGGTTTCTTCACCAACCATGCGGGCGGCATTCTCGGCGGCATCTCCAACGGAGAGACCATCGTCCTGCGCGCGGCGGTGAAGCCCATCCCCTCCATCGCGCAAGAGCAGATAACCATCGACCGCGATGGCAAGCCCTCGGCCCTGTTCATCGCCGGACGGCACGACATCAGCGCGATTCCGCGCATCGTGCCTGTGCTCAAGGCCATGACCGCACTCGTGCTGGCTGACATGCTGCTCATGCAGCGCCGCATGGCAACGCCGCAGCCCTAG